The following are from one region of the Gloeomargarita lithophora Alchichica-D10 genome:
- a CDS encoding FkbM family methyltransferase: MLLTKENRLQRKLKKWAWELFAKLEIIDSGGSDFNVNGEAKFISLMFGFYTKHTTNEPLIILDIGANQGQYSHTLSKIAERHQISTMIHLFEPLHECFSQIQLHLGENSNLIFNNFGISDQETTSTIFYDQAMSPLASLHQRKVEQYNIFMNQSQQIKLKRMDSYIQEKCIEHIHFVKLDVEGHELNALNGFGDYLNGSFIDFIQFEYGETYFDAHIRLLEIYQLLQKRDFQIAKITPNGLIPKRYYQYMENFIYANYVAISNRVLACQ; this comes from the coding sequence ATGCTCTTGACAAAGGAAAATCGCCTACAAAGAAAACTAAAAAAGTGGGCATGGGAACTCTTTGCCAAATTAGAAATTATTGATAGTGGTGGTTCTGATTTTAATGTAAATGGCGAAGCAAAATTTATTAGTCTAATGTTTGGTTTCTATACTAAACATACTACAAATGAACCATTGATAATTTTGGATATAGGAGCAAATCAAGGTCAGTATTCTCATACATTATCGAAAATTGCTGAACGGCATCAGATTTCAACAATGATCCATCTTTTTGAACCCCTACATGAGTGTTTCTCGCAAATACAGTTACATTTGGGAGAAAACTCTAATCTGATTTTTAATAATTTTGGTATTTCAGACCAAGAAACCACCAGCACAATTTTTTATGACCAAGCCATGAGTCCCCTGGCTTCTCTGCATCAAAGGAAGGTAGAACAGTACAATATTTTTATGAATCAGTCGCAACAAATTAAATTAAAAAGAATGGACAGCTATATCCAAGAAAAGTGTATTGAGCATATCCATTTTGTTAAATTAGATGTGGAAGGCCATGAGCTTAATGCCTTAAACGGATTTGGTGATTATTTGAATGGGTCATTTATTGATTTTATTCAATTTGAGTATGGAGAAACGTATTTTGATGCACATATCCGTTTGTTGGAGATTTATCAGCTTTTACAAAAGCGAGACTTTCAGATCGCTAAAATCACTCCCAACGGCCTGATTCCCAAAAGATATTACCAATACATGGAAAATTTCATCTATGCCAATTATGTCGCAATTTCCAATCGGGTTCTCGCCTGCCAATG